From the Chitinophaga lutea genome, one window contains:
- a CDS encoding DUF4998 domain-containing protein, producing the protein MKCIRYICFVLAAGFALAACDKTDKAYKDFAPGGEITYPGKADSLKVNPGKQRAQLTWLLKTDSRIVKCRIYWNRRADSADVNVTRTTGVDTIRHTLGDMGEGPYVFEVYTFNAQGDRSIKAEANGDVYGSFYESNLVNRTLKSAVITGGNTKLDWDESDPRSPGVDLRYKDAAGQPQTRRVPATEKTTLITGAVQAGSVEFQTLYLPVPNAIDTFRAATAKVNL; encoded by the coding sequence ATGAAATGCATCCGATATATCTGTTTCGTACTGGCCGCCGGCTTCGCCCTCGCAGCCTGCGATAAAACAGACAAAGCTTACAAAGACTTTGCGCCCGGCGGTGAGATCACCTATCCCGGCAAGGCGGATTCCCTCAAGGTGAATCCCGGCAAACAGCGCGCCCAGCTCACCTGGCTGCTTAAAACGGATTCGCGCATCGTCAAATGCCGGATATACTGGAACAGAAGGGCGGACTCCGCCGACGTCAACGTTACCCGCACCACGGGCGTAGACACCATTCGCCACACGCTCGGCGATATGGGCGAAGGGCCGTATGTGTTTGAAGTGTACACATTCAACGCACAGGGCGACCGCTCCATCAAAGCCGAAGCGAACGGCGATGTATATGGCAGCTTTTACGAAAGCAACCTCGTGAACCGCACCCTGAAAAGCGCGGTGATAACGGGCGGCAACACGAAGCTCGACTGGGACGAATCCGATCCCCGTTCGCCCGGCGTGGACCTGCGGTATAAAGACGCGGCCGGTCAGCCACAAACGCGCCGCGTGCCGGCAACGGAAAAAACAACGCTGATCACCGGCGCCGTGCAGGCCGGCAGCGTGGAATTCCAGACTTTGTACTTGCCCGTGCCGAATGCAATTGATACCTTCAGGGCAGCAACCGCCAAAGTGAATTTGTAG